A genomic window from bacterium includes:
- a CDS encoding PhoH family protein, with the protein MDLLEQLTELVGRGEKIFSGDLERCVRMLSSNKNLRLEDLFRDQLKIAGRKRVIVPKTFRQKEYIEAIKENDIVFGIGPAGTGKTYLAMAMAVSALLQKEVKRVVLCRPAVEAGEKLGFLPGDMAEKVNPYLRPLYDALHDMVDYDKATEMVERGQVEVAPLAFMRGRTLSNAFVILDEAQNTTSVQMKMLLTRLGRDSKCLITGDITQIDLPRGTNSGLSEAMRLLKGIQGIYMVHFTEEDVIRHPLVSRIIEAYEKKDAGEDVFRQTTPKRS; encoded by the coding sequence ATGGATCTCCTTGAGCAGCTCACAGAACTTGTAGGACGAGGCGAAAAGATATTTTCTGGAGACCTTGAACGATGTGTTCGAATGCTCTCTTCGAATAAGAATCTACGTTTAGAAGATCTTTTTCGTGATCAACTCAAAATTGCAGGTCGAAAGCGAGTAATAGTCCCAAAAACATTTCGTCAGAAAGAGTACATCGAAGCTATTAAAGAAAACGATATTGTATTCGGGATTGGCCCAGCAGGTACCGGGAAAACCTATCTTGCTATGGCGATGGCCGTTTCCGCTCTTTTACAGAAAGAAGTGAAGAGGGTGGTTCTTTGCCGACCTGCCGTTGAAGCGGGAGAAAAGCTCGGCTTTTTACCCGGTGATATGGCTGAAAAGGTAAATCCATATCTGAGACCACTCTACGATGCTCTGCATGATATGGTTGACTATGACAAAGCCACAGAGATGGTTGAACGGGGACAGGTTGAAGTTGCCCCCCTTGCCTTCATGCGGGGAAGAACCCTGTCAAACGCTTTTGTAATCCTTGATGAAGCTCAAAATACGACTTCAGTTCAAATGAAGATGCTTCTTACCAGACTAGGTCGTGACTCTAAGTGCCTGATAACTGGTGACATAACCCAAATAGACCTGCCTCGTGGGACGAACTCAGGGCTTTCTGAGGCGATGAGACTCCTCAAGGGCATTCAGGGCATCTATATGGTACACTTTACTGAGGAAGATGTAATACGGCATCCTCTCGTATCTCGTATTATCGAAGCATACGAAAAGAAAGATGCAGGAGAAGACGTCTTCAGGCAAACTACTCCGAAACGGTCCTGA
- a CDS encoding VUT family protein: MSSKEVMIKDREPDFLYLMMSAIFIASLVSCNLIFQKFFVWNPFGLYRFEISVGILPYPVTFLVTDLLCELYGRRAANRVVLSGFIASIFISCVVFLALNVPATEWSPIDNALFAKVFGLNGPAVFASMTAYLLAQLIDVRLFHFWKSVTRGKHLWLRNNFSTMTSQLVDTASVLFLLCLTGVIEWSHFLPLLESGYLFKVLVALFDTPLLYLAVFLARKRKTPIVT, from the coding sequence ATGAGCTCTAAAGAAGTAATGATAAAAGATCGGGAGCCCGACTTCCTGTATTTAATGATGAGCGCAATATTTATTGCCTCACTTGTTAGCTGCAATCTGATATTCCAAAAGTTTTTTGTCTGGAATCCCTTTGGACTATATCGATTCGAAATCTCCGTAGGAATACTACCCTATCCAGTTACTTTTTTGGTCACGGATCTCCTTTGCGAACTCTATGGGCGTCGTGCGGCAAACCGAGTAGTACTCTCGGGCTTTATCGCCTCGATCTTCATCTCATGTGTTGTATTTTTAGCACTTAACGTACCAGCAACGGAGTGGTCTCCAATTGACAATGCTCTATTTGCCAAGGTTTTTGGCTTAAATGGCCCAGCGGTATTCGCTTCGATGACCGCCTATCTCTTAGCGCAACTTATCGATGTGCGACTTTTTCACTTTTGGAAGAGCGTTACTCGTGGCAAGCATCTCTGGTTGCGAAACAATTTTTCAACGATGACATCACAACTTGTTGATACCGCTTCAGTCCTCTTCCTGCTCTGCCTTACAGGAGTTATCGAATGGAGCCATTTTTTACCGCTTCTCGAAAGCGGCTATCTCTTTAAAGTGCTGGTCGCACTGTTTGATACTCCCTTGCTTTACCTAGCCGTATTTCTCGCACGAAAACGAAAGACACCTATCGTGACATAA
- a CDS encoding aminotransferase class I/II-fold pyridoxal phosphate-dependent enzyme: MTTNRTISPCPSAVEIGSYPIAEFMERKHELLKAGNTVYDFGPGDDTLPVPEIVLQAVREHLSSESRYPLVRGFAELRSAIASYLDRRFRVSVSEKAIIPVTGSKEGIYHLPALLIDAHSTRRKVLGPALAYPPYVKGTLAVNGEYVAIQGGADEEYLLELGELPPALLNDAAIVYLNYPHNPTGSGCTLDYLKRQAEIAAQYGILLVSDECYADIFFDSPPPSILQVAQEGVLAFHSLSKRSGLTGYRSGFVAGDSKLVDAYARMRNSIGTAPPEMIMHASVAAWNDDHHVHSRREALRPIRERFIAFFNELGLEYLKTDATFYLWAKAPEGHSGMSYAQSLREKGIFISPSSFFGSGSDEWFRVSLVLSLQDCENAFQIWRTV; this comes from the coding sequence ATGACGACAAACCGCACAATCTCCCCCTGTCCCTCTGCTGTCGAAATCGGCTCCTACCCTATTGCAGAATTCATGGAACGAAAACACGAGCTCCTCAAGGCAGGGAATACCGTATATGACTTTGGACCTGGCGATGACACCCTTCCCGTTCCTGAGATTGTACTACAAGCAGTCCGTGAGCATCTCTCATCAGAATCTCGATACCCCCTCGTCAGGGGTTTTGCTGAACTTCGCTCGGCTATTGCCAGCTATCTCGATAGACGCTTTCGGGTCTCAGTCTCCGAAAAAGCTATAATTCCTGTGACGGGGTCAAAAGAGGGGATTTACCATCTCCCTGCGCTCTTGATCGATGCTCACAGTACGCGTCGAAAAGTACTCGGTCCAGCTCTCGCGTATCCACCCTATGTTAAGGGCACCTTGGCTGTGAATGGCGAATACGTCGCGATTCAGGGAGGTGCTGACGAGGAGTACCTCCTTGAGCTCGGCGAACTCCCCCCAGCTCTCTTGAATGATGCTGCCATTGTATACCTCAACTATCCTCACAACCCGACTGGCAGTGGATGTACACTTGATTACCTCAAACGCCAAGCAGAGATTGCAGCTCAGTACGGAATATTGCTCGTCTCCGATGAATGTTACGCTGATATCTTTTTTGATTCTCCACCGCCATCAATCCTTCAAGTGGCTCAAGAAGGAGTGCTGGCTTTTCACAGCCTCTCAAAGCGAAGTGGGCTCACAGGATATCGAAGCGGATTTGTAGCTGGTGATTCGAAGCTTGTTGATGCATATGCTCGAATGAGAAATTCAATTGGAACAGCTCCGCCAGAAATGATCATGCATGCCTCCGTTGCTGCATGGAACGATGACCACCATGTTCATTCAAGAAGAGAAGCACTAAGACCGATCCGAGAAAGATTCATTGCCTTTTTCAACGAACTTGGTCTCGAATATCTCAAAACAGATGCCACGTTTTACTTATGGGCAAAAGCTCCCGAGGGGCACTCTGGCATGTCCTATGCTCAATCGTTGAGGGAAAAAGGAATATTTATCAGCCCTTCCTCATTCTTTGGCTCTGGCTCAGATGAATGGTTTAGAGTTTCGCTCGTACTCTCACTGCAAGATTGCGAAAACGCGTTCCAGATTTGGCGTACGGTATAA